Proteins encoded together in one Dechloromonas sp. HYN0024 window:
- a CDS encoding DUF2249 domain-containing protein, which produces MQTIHPVHSCDRPTAEALYPFDARGIAKRFRHAAIFGALDALQVGETMRFCNDHDPLPLLAQLQARYGAHLSIEYQQREAGAIVIDFSVVG; this is translated from the coding sequence ATGCAAACCATTCACCCTGTTCATTCCTGCGATCGTCCGACCGCTGAGGCTCTCTATCCCTTCGATGCCCGTGGTATTGCCAAGCGTTTCCGTCATGCCGCCATTTTTGGGGCACTCGATGCGCTGCAGGTCGGTGAAACCATGCGTTTCTGCAACGACCACGATCCCTTGCCGCTGCTCGCCCAGTTGCAGGCCCGTTATGGCGCTCATCTCAGCATCGAATACCAGCAGCGTGAAGCAGGTGCCATCGTCATCGATTTTTCTGTGGTTGGCTGA